The proteins below are encoded in one region of Pseudonocardia sp. DSM 110487:
- a CDS encoding branched-chain amino acid ABC transporter permease yields the protein MTEFFQQVLDGLSSGLVYGMLALALSVVFQGTGMLNFAQGEMATLSAYVTLLLLLVGMSFWVALLLTVALSALGGALIERGLVRRLESAGELPLLTLSVALLLGLNALMSIIWSTGPRTFPSPFGSGLVEFAGLRMTLQQLGSLATLVVVMAATALLFNRTSVGLRLRAVAQNPASATLLGQPQGHWLMIGWALAAAVGAFAAVVAAPVLTLSPGMMTFPLLLALAAGTLGGLSSRVGAVVGGVLVGIANSLAGRYVPGLQGDLAIVAPFVLTAVVVALRPAGLFGKTRTVRV from the coding sequence ATGACAGAGTTCTTCCAACAGGTTCTGGACGGGCTGAGCTCGGGGCTGGTGTACGGCATGCTCGCGCTCGCGCTCAGCGTCGTCTTCCAGGGAACGGGGATGCTGAACTTCGCACAAGGCGAGATGGCAACTCTGTCCGCGTACGTGACGCTGCTCCTGCTGCTGGTCGGCATGAGTTTCTGGGTGGCGCTGCTCCTCACCGTCGCGCTGTCGGCGCTCGGCGGCGCCCTCATCGAGCGAGGCCTGGTCCGCCGCCTCGAGAGCGCTGGCGAACTACCGCTGCTGACACTCAGTGTCGCCCTGCTGCTCGGGTTGAACGCGCTCATGTCGATCATCTGGTCGACCGGCCCGCGGACCTTCCCCAGCCCCTTCGGATCGGGACTCGTCGAGTTCGCGGGCCTTCGGATGACCCTGCAGCAACTCGGGTCGCTGGCCACCCTCGTCGTCGTCATGGCGGCGACGGCGCTGCTGTTCAACCGGACCAGCGTCGGCTTGCGACTGCGCGCCGTGGCGCAGAATCCCGCCTCCGCAACCTTGCTCGGCCAGCCACAGGGCCACTGGCTGATGATCGGGTGGGCGCTCGCCGCGGCCGTCGGGGCCTTCGCCGCCGTCGTGGCTGCCCCGGTGCTTACGCTCTCGCCGGGCATGATGACCTTTCCCTTGCTGCTCGCGCTGGCGGCAGGCACGCTCGGCGGGCTGTCCAGCCGGGTGGGGGCGGTCGTCGGCGGCGTCCTGGTCGGCATCGCGAACAGTCTTGCCGGCCGCTACGTGCCCGGCCTGCAAGGCGACCTCGCGATCGTCGCACCGTTCGTGCTCACCGCCGTGGTCGTCGCGCTCCGGCCGGCAGGCCTGTTCGGCAAGACCCGGACGGTGCGGGTATGA
- a CDS encoding MBL fold metallo-hydrolase — translation MCDAIGAAVNSLPRADRRSFLRILGATAAAGGIAAAAGCSTTAGGASPSAAAAPGTTLATIGDPGARTRLVLLGTSGGPLMTSAERVGTSTAIVVGDRYYLVDVGWGSNLRLVQAGLGSSPQDGVYPLAKLAGIFLTHLHSDHIAEWPSLYLTGVANARGRELPPIQVFGPGDRAVPPSVFPPNRPTPELVFPERPGPGIAGMTEQLRRAFAADLNDRIRDQGLADPRSLFEVHDIDLTGIADVDPEGVPPRLTTPIPVWEDDDVRVTATLVDHRPTAPAFGYRFDTPDGSIVISGDTTVSDNLIDLAQDCDYLVHEVIDAAWIESFTSALPPEAGLPLRQHLYASHTTVEQVGRDVAERAGAKNLVLNHLTAGTTDEAWQKAQNGYSGNLVIGRDLLQMAVASS, via the coding sequence GTGTGCGACGCCATCGGAGCCGCCGTCAACTCGCTTCCCCGCGCCGACCGGCGCTCCTTCTTGCGCATCCTCGGCGCGACCGCAGCCGCGGGCGGGATCGCAGCCGCGGCCGGCTGCAGCACCACTGCCGGCGGGGCGTCTCCGTCCGCAGCGGCGGCACCCGGTACGACGCTCGCCACGATCGGCGATCCCGGTGCCCGTACCCGGCTCGTCCTTCTCGGGACCTCCGGCGGTCCACTCATGACCTCCGCCGAGCGGGTGGGGACCTCGACCGCGATCGTGGTCGGCGACCGCTACTACCTCGTCGACGTGGGCTGGGGTTCGAACCTGCGGTTGGTGCAGGCCGGCCTGGGCAGTTCGCCCCAAGATGGGGTCTACCCGCTGGCCAAGCTCGCCGGCATCTTTCTCACGCACCTGCACAGCGACCATATCGCCGAGTGGCCGTCGCTCTACCTGACCGGAGTGGCCAACGCGAGGGGCCGCGAACTCCCCCCGATCCAGGTGTTCGGTCCGGGAGACCGCGCGGTTCCCCCTTCGGTGTTCCCGCCGAACCGGCCGACTCCCGAGCTCGTCTTCCCGGAGCGGCCGGGACCAGGCATTGCCGGCATGACCGAGCAGCTGCGTCGCGCGTTCGCCGCGGACTTGAACGACCGCATCCGCGACCAGGGCCTGGCCGACCCGCGGTCGCTCTTCGAGGTGCACGACATCGATCTCACGGGAATCGCCGACGTCGACCCCGAGGGCGTCCCGCCACGGTTGACGACACCCATTCCTGTGTGGGAGGACGACGACGTCCGCGTCACCGCCACCCTCGTCGATCACCGGCCGACCGCGCCGGCCTTCGGCTACCGCTTCGACACCCCGGACGGGTCGATCGTCATCTCCGGGGACACCACAGTCAGCGACAACCTCATCGACCTGGCCCAGGACTGCGACTACCTCGTCCACGAAGTCATCGACGCCGCCTGGATCGAATCCTTCACCTCCGCCCTTCCGCCCGAGGCTGGGCTGCCTCTTCGCCAGCACCTGTACGCCTCCCATACCACCGTCGAGCAGGTCGGCCGTGACGTCGCCGAGCGTGCCGGCGCCAAGAACCTCGTCCTGAATCACCTGACCGCGGGCACGACCGACGAGGCGTGGCAGAAGGCTCAGAACGGGTACTCGGGCAACCTCGTCATCGGTCGAGATCTCCTGCAGATGGCAGTCGCGAGCAGCTGA
- a CDS encoding TetR/AcrR family transcriptional regulator, translating to MARLTREQSQALTREKLLRSASDVVARNGYEGATVERIAEDAGFSKGAFYSNFSSKEDILLQLLEGNAGQDVTQLAELLSDVTDPDGVIDTVVRWSDARAAERKWGIIAIEFLRRARRDGTLDERQRQLFATQWEEVGHLLIRKLSLGPQVNALDLGGIVLELTYGGISAFIDVNTTGQMIRHVLTAFRAAANLTHVKQ from the coding sequence ATGGCGCGACTGACACGAGAGCAGAGCCAGGCACTCACCCGTGAGAAACTTCTCCGCTCCGCGAGTGACGTCGTCGCGCGAAACGGCTACGAAGGCGCCACCGTCGAACGCATCGCCGAGGACGCCGGCTTCTCGAAAGGCGCCTTTTATTCGAACTTCTCCTCCAAGGAGGACATCCTCCTGCAGTTGCTCGAAGGCAACGCGGGCCAGGACGTCACGCAGCTCGCAGAGCTGTTGAGCGATGTCACCGACCCCGACGGCGTGATCGACACCGTCGTCCGCTGGTCCGATGCCCGCGCTGCGGAGCGAAAGTGGGGAATCATTGCCATCGAGTTCCTGCGCCGCGCACGCCGCGACGGCACCTTGGACGAGCGGCAGCGCCAACTCTTCGCCACCCAATGGGAAGAAGTCGGCCACCTGCTGATTCGCAAACTCTCCCTCGGACCCCAAGTCAATGCGCTGGATCTCGGCGGAATTGTCCTCGAGCTCACCTACGGTGGCATCTCTGCCTTCATCGACGTGAACACTACCGGGCAGATGATCCGACACGTGCTCACCGCGTTCCGTGCTGCCGCCAACTTGACCCACGTCAAGCAATAA
- a CDS encoding helix-turn-helix domain-containing protein, producing MTSHAAWNDIRNEHIAHAGGEAAVEAGKRELLAEVIGHRLAEIRRTRGLTQQQVADRMGVTKGRVSQIERGKISGQDVLARYATALGGRLHQAIYFDDGNITAIA from the coding sequence ATGACCAGCCACGCCGCCTGGAACGACATCCGCAACGAGCACATTGCCCATGCGGGCGGGGAAGCCGCGGTCGAAGCTGGCAAGCGCGAGCTGCTCGCCGAAGTCATCGGACACCGCCTCGCCGAGATCCGCCGCACCCGCGGCCTGACCCAGCAACAGGTCGCCGACCGCATGGGCGTGACCAAGGGCCGCGTCTCACAGATCGAACGCGGCAAGATCTCCGGCCAGGACGTCCTGGCCCGCTACGCCACCGCCCTCGGCGGCCGACTCCACCAAGCCATCTACTTCGACGACGGCAACATCACGGCCATCGCCTAA
- a CDS encoding DUF433 domain-containing protein, translated as MAIDPYRTPLLTARETARYLKMPESTLNVWLASPADEPLVHAVRPERRGWPRVPFVGIVEAHVLRALRESGMPMNDIRNAATIVRTEFNDPYALATRRIATDGVAVFVRLADTSLIRARDHQHAIKEVLEDYLRYIDWDETGTPIRLRLPDYPAGAEVVIDPRFGWGTPVLAQNKVKVEDVVTLWRTGEPITAVAEEYNLAENVVEDVLRQAA; from the coding sequence ATGGCGATCGATCCGTACCGGACCCCGCTGTTGACCGCACGAGAGACCGCGCGATACCTCAAGATGCCCGAGAGCACACTCAACGTCTGGCTCGCCTCACCAGCCGACGAACCACTCGTGCACGCCGTTCGCCCCGAACGACGCGGCTGGCCACGCGTCCCCTTCGTCGGCATCGTCGAAGCCCACGTCCTGCGCGCACTGCGCGAATCGGGCATGCCGATGAATGACATCCGCAACGCCGCAACCATCGTGCGCACTGAGTTCAACGACCCCTACGCCCTAGCCACCCGACGCATTGCCACCGACGGCGTCGCGGTCTTCGTCCGCCTCGCCGACACCTCCCTGATCCGCGCCCGCGACCACCAACACGCGATCAAAGAAGTCCTCGAGGACTACCTCCGCTACATCGACTGGGACGAAACCGGAACCCCGATCCGCCTGCGGCTACCCGACTACCCGGCAGGAGCCGAGGTCGTCATCGATCCCCGATTCGGCTGGGGCACCCCCGTACTAGCCCAGAACAAGGTGAAGGTCGAGGACGTCGTCACTCTATGGCGCACAGGCGAGCCGATCACAGCCGTAGCCGAGGAGTACAACCTTGCCGAGAACGTCGTCGAGGACGTCCTCCGACAGGCCGCTTGA
- a CDS encoding site-specific integrase encodes MIAEPDRIAAARLLLDQLGVTLDDLNHPDSVTSAQMSSVPTLAEYLPHVIAAAGPGANRTYGSYWQRMLTAWGDRRLDQITASDIEAMQHAAASTARTRRNGRHGRHAGEHVIAAARAIYTRAIADNLIAPGTSPAHRIAKPRRLPSTRRALTAHELDQINTAARTSGNDVILDALLLRLHTETACRRGGALALRLADLDTDNCLVQLREKGSTIRWQPISPALTASLAAHAASRAALLPTDRLLRYRDGRALTSRRYDHLWRRLGHQLPWVAAHGITTHWLRHTTLTWVERHHGYGIARAYAGHTDNTGPATTTYIKADLQAVATALAAMTGQPHPLAHP; translated from the coding sequence ATGATCGCTGAACCGGACCGGATCGCCGCGGCGCGCCTCCTGCTGGACCAACTCGGCGTCACCCTCGACGACCTTAACCACCCCGACTCGGTCACGTCCGCACAAATGTCGAGCGTGCCGACGCTGGCCGAGTACCTACCGCACGTCATCGCCGCCGCGGGCCCCGGCGCGAACCGCACCTACGGCAGCTACTGGCAGCGCATGCTCACCGCCTGGGGCGACCGCCGCCTCGACCAGATCACCGCCAGCGACATCGAGGCCATGCAACACGCCGCAGCCTCCACCGCCCGGACCCGCCGCAACGGCCGCCACGGCCGCCACGCCGGCGAACACGTCATCGCCGCCGCCCGCGCCATCTACACCCGCGCCATCGCCGACAACCTCATCGCCCCCGGCACCAGCCCCGCCCACCGGATCGCCAAACCCCGCCGCCTCCCCAGCACCCGCCGCGCGTTGACCGCGCACGAACTCGACCAGATCAACACCGCCGCCCGAACCAGCGGCAACGACGTCATCCTCGACGCCCTCCTGCTCCGCCTGCACACCGAAACCGCCTGCCGCCGCGGCGGCGCCCTCGCCCTGCGCCTGGCCGATCTCGACACCGACAACTGCCTGGTCCAACTCCGCGAGAAGGGCAGCACCATCCGCTGGCAACCGATCAGCCCCGCCCTCACCGCGAGCCTGGCCGCGCACGCCGCCAGCCGCGCCGCGCTCCTGCCCACCGACCGGCTACTGCGCTACCGCGACGGCCGAGCCCTCACCAGCCGCCGCTACGACCACCTCTGGCGGCGCCTCGGCCACCAACTGCCCTGGGTCGCCGCCCACGGCATCACCACCCACTGGCTCCGCCACACCACCCTGACCTGGGTCGAACGCCACCACGGATACGGCATCGCCCGCGCCTACGCCGGCCACACCGACAACACCGGACCCGCCACCACCACCTACATCAAAGCCGACCTCCAAGCCGTCGCCACCGCGCTGGCCGCCATGACCGGCCAACCACACCCACTCGCCCACCCATGA
- a CDS encoding alpha/beta fold hydrolase, translated as MTTSLESSVEPARPPGVGSAARGWGSWLSDRTKILVIVAVAMMILGSLLARFVNNGGGEASVNEVTIFGASGHQISAYVYTPSTASAAHPAPGIAMWHGLNNQKEYMSNTALELARRGFVVVSADQTGHGSSNGANQDAGCGGPDTLTYLRNLPTVDTTRVGLVGMSQGGFCAATAAALAQPDGYNSIFYMESEPNRPGDPDITPFTNLRNIAYNIGTWTELGGMILVGKGSDASVSPVLLPLFGTQEPITPGQVYGSIPDGTARILYTPWEEHALSTDSPAAIGNAVDWMQQTLTGASGLDSSDQVWPFKLLGTAVALAGAFLFLFAMGGVLLRTRAFATLVRPVPEYRGLTGPGWWVGAFITTAVGPLLYLEVWKNMFLTPWMAPNSLWPQTFTNVYMVWAVLVGLIAWALIGFNHIVFTRKQGATAAHYGITESTHGLGRTALLVVAVLAPVYVVLDVVAAVWHVDFRAWVVTLMPMSPARWDAFVAYLVPFASYFLAQGIIFAGFLRWRAGKAPLWQEMLVNSIVMTLGALAWILLCYVPLLSGGTIVFGSDPRTATAAGLGGIYYLPLLVLWPLSACLYTFYFRKTGRVFAGAFLVTVFIVWMLAASGDFAMWPING; from the coding sequence ATGACGACTTCTCTGGAGTCCTCGGTCGAGCCCGCTCGACCCCCGGGAGTCGGCTCGGCGGCACGCGGCTGGGGATCGTGGCTCTCCGACCGGACCAAGATCCTCGTCATCGTCGCTGTCGCGATGATGATTCTCGGCAGTCTGCTGGCGCGGTTCGTCAACAACGGCGGGGGCGAAGCCTCCGTCAACGAGGTCACGATCTTCGGCGCGAGCGGCCACCAGATCAGCGCGTACGTGTACACACCGAGCACGGCGTCGGCCGCGCATCCGGCGCCGGGCATCGCCATGTGGCACGGGCTGAACAACCAGAAGGAGTACATGAGCAACACCGCGCTGGAACTGGCGCGGCGTGGGTTCGTCGTCGTCTCGGCCGACCAGACGGGCCACGGCTCCTCGAACGGCGCCAACCAGGACGCCGGCTGCGGCGGCCCTGACACGTTGACCTACCTGCGGAACCTCCCCACCGTGGACACGACGCGTGTCGGGCTTGTCGGCATGTCCCAGGGCGGCTTCTGCGCCGCGACCGCGGCGGCGCTGGCCCAGCCGGACGGCTACAACTCGATCTTCTACATGGAGTCCGAGCCCAACCGTCCCGGCGACCCGGACATCACTCCATTCACGAACCTCCGCAACATTGCCTACAACATCGGCACCTGGACCGAGCTCGGCGGGATGATCCTCGTCGGCAAGGGCTCCGATGCCAGCGTCTCACCCGTGCTGCTCCCCCTCTTCGGCACCCAGGAGCCCATCACACCCGGTCAGGTCTACGGGTCGATCCCCGACGGGACGGCCCGCATCCTCTACACGCCCTGGGAGGAACACGCCCTCTCCACCGACTCCCCGGCCGCGATCGGCAACGCGGTCGACTGGATGCAGCAGACCCTAACCGGCGCCTCCGGGCTGGACAGCTCCGACCAGGTCTGGCCCTTCAAGCTCCTCGGGACGGCGGTGGCGCTGGCCGGAGCGTTCCTGTTCCTGTTCGCCATGGGCGGCGTGCTGTTGCGCACCCGCGCGTTCGCCACGCTGGTCCGCCCGGTGCCGGAGTACCGGGGCCTCACCGGTCCCGGCTGGTGGGTCGGCGCGTTCATCACCACGGCGGTCGGGCCGCTGCTCTACCTCGAGGTCTGGAAGAACATGTTCCTCACCCCGTGGATGGCGCCGAACTCGCTGTGGCCGCAGACGTTCACCAACGTCTACATGGTCTGGGCCGTGCTCGTCGGGCTGATCGCCTGGGCGCTCATCGGGTTCAACCACATCGTCTTCACCCGCAAGCAGGGCGCCACGGCGGCCCACTACGGCATCACGGAATCCACCCATGGCCTCGGGCGCACGGCGCTCCTCGTGGTGGCGGTCCTGGCGCCGGTATACGTCGTGCTGGACGTCGTCGCGGCCGTGTGGCACGTCGACTTCCGCGCGTGGGTGGTCACGCTGATGCCGATGTCGCCGGCCCGGTGGGACGCCTTCGTCGCCTACCTCGTCCCCTTCGCCAGCTACTTCCTGGCCCAGGGGATCATCTTCGCCGGCTTCCTCCGGTGGCGGGCGGGCAAGGCCCCGCTGTGGCAGGAGATGCTGGTCAACTCCATCGTCATGACGCTGGGCGCGCTGGCGTGGATCCTGCTGTGCTACGTCCCGTTGCTGTCCGGTGGCACCATCGTGTTCGGCTCGGACCCACGCACAGCAACCGCGGCGGGCCTAGGTGGCATCTACTACCTCCCGCTCCTGGTGCTCTGGCCACTCTCTGCGTGCCTCTACACGTTCTACTTCCGCAAGACCGGGCGCGTCTTCGCCGGCGCCTTCCTCGTGACCGTGTTCATCGTCTGGATGCTGGCAGCCTCCGGGGACTTCGCCATGTGGCCGATCAACGGGTAG
- a CDS encoding branched-chain amino acid ABC transporter permease, translating into MSTLRRRFAVPAAWTIALVVGVIIPFVVSDFDLLDLTRVLTLAMAVAGLNLLLGHSGQLSVGHGAIFGLGGYAAIIPVATHGWPWWAGVLVAGALCLVFGLLLGLVALKMGGANLGLLTIAVAAIFPLLLIRLEPITGGTFGIYLAGSPIEAPAWTGLTTAQFGFLVSLVVLALTVLVLRNLVTGRLGRALSAVRTSPLLAAANGVDVNRTKLIAFAVSSVAAGIGGAFYALVIAIAVPDSYLVTFSITLLAASVVGGSRTWAGAIVGAAIVVYLPTLAEGIVGAQAAGNWSQLVYAAGLIITLAIARSGLVGGFTTLVRRATRTAGHIPAVTNPH; encoded by the coding sequence ATGAGCACGCTCCGCCGCCGCTTCGCCGTTCCCGCAGCCTGGACCATCGCGCTGGTCGTCGGGGTGATCATCCCGTTCGTCGTCTCCGACTTCGACCTTCTCGACCTCACACGCGTGCTCACCCTCGCGATGGCGGTCGCCGGGCTGAACCTGCTGCTGGGGCACTCGGGCCAACTCAGTGTCGGCCACGGTGCGATCTTCGGGCTGGGCGGATACGCGGCGATCATTCCCGTCGCCACACACGGGTGGCCGTGGTGGGCCGGCGTCCTCGTCGCAGGCGCCTTGTGCCTGGTGTTCGGCCTACTCCTCGGCCTCGTGGCCCTCAAGATGGGCGGTGCCAACCTCGGGCTGCTCACCATCGCCGTCGCAGCGATCTTCCCGCTTCTCCTCATCCGCCTCGAGCCGATCACGGGTGGGACGTTCGGCATCTATCTCGCGGGCTCCCCGATCGAGGCCCCGGCATGGACCGGGCTCACCACGGCGCAGTTCGGGTTCCTCGTCAGCCTCGTCGTGCTGGCCCTCACCGTCCTCGTGCTGCGCAACCTGGTGACCGGCCGGCTCGGCAGGGCGTTGTCCGCGGTCCGCACGAGCCCACTTCTCGCCGCCGCCAACGGGGTCGACGTCAACCGCACCAAGCTCATCGCATTCGCGGTCAGCTCGGTAGCCGCCGGCATCGGGGGAGCGTTCTACGCACTCGTCATCGCGATCGCCGTGCCGGACAGCTACCTGGTGACCTTCTCGATCACCTTGCTCGCGGCCAGCGTCGTCGGCGGCAGCCGCACATGGGCCGGCGCCATCGTCGGCGCCGCGATCGTGGTCTACCTCCCCACACTCGCCGAGGGCATCGTCGGCGCCCAGGCCGCGGGCAACTGGTCGCAACTGGTCTACGCCGCCGGTCTCATCATCACCCTCGCCATCGCACGCTCCGGGCTCGTCGGCGGGTTCACGACGCTCGTCCGTCGCGCGACCCGGACCGCCGGTCACATCCCGGCGGTCACGAACCCGCACTAG
- a CDS encoding ABC transporter ATP-binding protein: MSERASSPIHNSSAALLDTRQLVARYGSVEVLHGVDLSVAPGEIVVLLGPNGAGKTTLLRAISRVVSTRGAIELAGVDIAGWSGARTARAGLGHVPEGRGTFADLTVEENLRLGGLARPRARRSNARNDLELVYSTFPVLADTRGRAAGLLSGGQQQMLAIGRALMARPRLLLIDEPSLGLAPLLTRQLFEVLAHIRGDWSTSLLIAEQNARLSLQIADRVVVLAGGRVAAAGTTAEFRDGDVIRRAYLGESATDAERTGIRK, encoded by the coding sequence GTGAGCGAGCGTGCGAGCTCACCAATTCACAACAGCAGCGCTGCTTTGCTCGATACCCGTCAGCTCGTAGCCCGGTACGGGTCGGTCGAAGTCCTCCACGGAGTCGACCTCAGCGTCGCGCCTGGCGAGATCGTCGTGCTCCTGGGGCCGAACGGTGCCGGCAAGACCACGCTGCTCCGGGCGATTTCCCGGGTGGTCTCCACGCGCGGGGCCATCGAGCTCGCGGGCGTGGACATCGCTGGTTGGAGCGGTGCGCGCACTGCTCGTGCAGGCCTCGGCCATGTCCCCGAAGGGCGGGGCACCTTCGCCGACCTGACCGTGGAGGAGAACCTGCGTCTGGGCGGTCTCGCCCGCCCGCGGGCGCGGCGATCGAACGCGCGCAACGACCTCGAGCTCGTCTACTCGACATTCCCCGTGCTCGCCGATACGCGAGGGCGTGCCGCCGGTCTGCTCTCCGGCGGACAACAGCAGATGCTTGCGATCGGGCGCGCGCTGATGGCGCGCCCACGACTGTTGCTCATCGATGAGCCCTCACTCGGCCTTGCGCCCCTGCTGACCCGGCAGCTGTTCGAGGTACTGGCCCACATCAGGGGCGACTGGTCGACGTCTCTGCTCATCGCGGAGCAAAACGCGCGACTCTCCCTGCAGATTGCCGACCGCGTCGTGGTCCTGGCAGGTGGTCGCGTCGCCGCCGCCGGAACCACCGCGGAGTTCCGCGACGGCGACGTCATCAGGCGCGCATATCTGGGGGAATCGGCCACCGACGCCGAGAGGACCGGTATCCGGAAATGA
- a CDS encoding type II toxin-antitoxin system RelE/ParE family toxin yields MVPGQWQVYIVNEVRDWIDSLDATTHTRAVQAIDTLADVGPGLGRPLVDTIHGSSITNLKELRPGTVRILFAFDAGGTASCSSPATRQAGRRSGTATRSRSLNNRYARNLTERAHEEQQR; encoded by the coding sequence GTGGTGCCCGGGCAGTGGCAGGTCTACATCGTCAACGAGGTACGCGACTGGATCGACTCGCTCGACGCCACAACGCACACCAGGGCCGTGCAAGCCATCGACACCCTGGCCGACGTCGGACCCGGCCTCGGTCGACCGCTGGTCGACACGATCCACGGATCATCGATCACCAACCTCAAAGAGCTACGGCCAGGAACGGTACGGATCCTGTTCGCCTTCGATGCTGGTGGGACAGCATCCTGCTCGTCGCCGGCGACAAGGCAGGCCGGCAGAAGGAGTGGCACCGCGACGCGATCCCGCTCGCTGAACAACCGCTATGCGCGCAACCTCACGGAGCGAGCCCACGAGGAACAGCAGCGATGA
- a CDS encoding ABC transporter substrate-binding protein, with the protein MANYLIKAIAVAAVAATVLSACSGRSTAPADDAGGTGDIVIRASYPLSGSLSSAGASAAGATAYFEAVNAAGGVNGRQIDFQVADDAFDPARLVSNNRQFVERDRAAIVINFGGISVAARPPLNAARVAQIVQGGERELGDVTGFPYSRAFVPDIAWEGELQGRYITENMPGAVVGFLGFNNDFAASQLAGLAAAGIQPVRTITLPPGQGDVASQVTELEAAGVNVLVTTIGPPTMGALLSYMGQINYKPTTFIGSPYADFASTVNPAGAQNVTGALSYQWFTDPQNPAVHDDPALVQYRADMARFAPEADANQSFTITGYGLAAAIVEALRNAGDVSSDSFLAAWDSLSQVQNPMLINDATLTGDANGRVVHEYQLHEFDGTSWVPRGGIVDVTKVGIVS; encoded by the coding sequence ATGGCGAACTACCTGATAAAGGCCATCGCCGTGGCGGCCGTGGCCGCCACGGTGTTGTCCGCATGTTCCGGACGCTCGACGGCGCCCGCGGACGACGCCGGCGGCACCGGCGACATCGTCATCCGCGCCAGCTACCCCCTCAGCGGGTCCCTGTCATCGGCAGGTGCCTCGGCAGCGGGAGCGACCGCCTACTTCGAGGCCGTGAACGCCGCGGGAGGCGTCAACGGGCGGCAGATCGACTTCCAGGTGGCCGACGACGCCTTCGACCCCGCTCGCCTCGTGTCCAACAACAGGCAGTTCGTCGAGCGCGACCGCGCGGCGATCGTCATCAACTTCGGCGGCATCTCCGTCGCGGCGCGGCCGCCGCTCAACGCGGCGCGGGTCGCCCAGATCGTGCAGGGCGGCGAGAGGGAACTCGGCGACGTCACGGGTTTCCCCTACTCTCGCGCGTTCGTGCCGGACATCGCCTGGGAAGGTGAGCTCCAGGGCCGCTACATCACGGAGAACATGCCTGGCGCCGTCGTCGGATTCCTCGGATTCAACAACGACTTCGCCGCCAGCCAGCTCGCCGGGCTCGCCGCAGCCGGCATCCAGCCCGTGAGGACCATCACTCTCCCGCCCGGCCAGGGCGACGTCGCGTCCCAGGTGACCGAACTCGAGGCGGCAGGAGTCAACGTGCTGGTCACGACCATCGGGCCGCCAACGATGGGCGCGCTGCTGTCCTACATGGGTCAGATCAACTACAAGCCGACGACCTTCATCGGAAGCCCGTACGCGGACTTCGCCAGCACCGTGAACCCGGCAGGCGCGCAGAACGTCACCGGAGCACTGTCCTACCAGTGGTTCACGGACCCCCAGAACCCCGCCGTGCACGACGACCCGGCCCTGGTCCAGTACCGTGCCGACATGGCCAGGTTCGCGCCAGAAGCCGACGCCAACCAGTCCTTCACCATCACCGGCTACGGACTCGCGGCGGCCATCGTCGAGGCCCTGCGCAACGCAGGCGACGTCAGCAGCGACAGCTTCCTCGCCGCCTGGGACTCGCTCTCCCAGGTGCAGAACCCAATGCTGATCAACGACGCGACCCTCACCGGCGACGCGAACGGCCGAGTGGTTCACGAGTACCAGCTCCACGAGTTCGACGGCACGAGCTGGGTCCCGCGGGGCGGCATCGTCGACGTCACGAAGGTCGGCATCGTCAGCTGA